The DNA region CCTGGCCGTCCTTGAAGGTGTCGAGGATGTCCTCGAAATGATGGTGCTCGAAGCCGAGCACCACGTCGGAATACATCGTGATGAAACGGCGATAGCTGTCATAGGCGAAGCGGCGGTCGCCGGAGAGCTCGGCGAGCGCCTCGACCGTCTGGTCGTTGAGGCCGAGATTGAGCACGGTGTCCATCATGCCGGGCATCGAGGCGCGCGCGCCGGAGCGGACCGAGACCAGCAGTGGGTTCTTGGCATCGCCGAAGGTCTTGCCGGTGATCTTGCCGACATAATCGAGCGCCTTCTCGACCTGTGCTTTCAATTCCTTCGGATAGGTCTTGTCGTGCTCGTAGAAATAGGTGCAGACCGAGGTCGGGATCGTGAAGCCGGGGGGCACCGGCAGGCCGAGATTGGCCATCTCGGCAAGGTTGGCGCCCTTGCCGCCGAGCAGGTCGCGCAAGGTGGCCTGGCCCTCGGCCTTGCCGTCACCGAACGTATAGACCCACTTTCCTGCCTTGATCGCCGGCGGCGCGGCCTTCGCTGCGGCGGGGGCTGCCTTGACGGCCGGCGCCTTGGTCACGGGCTTCGTGGCAGCCTTGGCCGCGGCCTTCGGAGCCACCTTCGCGGCGGTCTTCTTGACCGCTTTGCGAGCCTCCGGCACGGCCTTCCGGGCCGAGGCAGAGGGCTTTGATTTCGCTACTGTTTTCTGGGCAGTTTTCACGACAGTTTTCTTGGACTTCGCGACGGCTTTGGCCATGTCAGACAACAATCCGGAAAGAGGGGTCGAGGATGCGCGCCTTACACCATTTTGGGGGGTCCCGCGCAAGCCGCGAAACCCCACTGTCCGCTACAGATGGATCCAGTGCAGCAGCCCCATCCCCACCAGCCCGATGAAGATCAGGTAGATGGCGACGATGAAGTTGAGAAGCCGCGGCATGATCAGGATCAATATGCCTGCGATCAGAGCCACGATGGCAGGCACATGCGCAGCGGTGATGACCATTGAAATTTCTCCGGCTGTTTTTCGGATGATCGAATCGAGAGCGGCAGTTATCCGCCGGGGCAGTTCCCACATCAAGACGCCTGTCGCGCCAACAGGTTCCCCTCCTCACGAAAATTGCTCGAAAATGCCGCGTATATGGCGGGCGTTTTTCCGGAACGTCACGGCTGCAGATGAATTGGCTCGCATGTGCGCTGGCTGACACCGGCGACTTGCAACGCGAATATCTTGCAACGTGAACATGGAGCGAGCCATGCGAAACCGAATCTTTGTCGTTGCGGCAGTTGCAGCCGCGATCACCGCGCCCACCATTGCCGCGCGCGCGCAAACCGTCGGCATCGTGCGCGGCGGGCCTCCCGTCGCCATCGAGGACGATGGCGGAATCGCGGCCGAGCAGCGTCCCGCGTTCCGCGAGTATATCGTGCGCGAGCGCGTGCCGAACTACACCATTCCGGGTCGCGTCGTG from Bradyrhizobium genosp. L includes:
- a CDS encoding DUF1236 domain-containing protein — encoded protein: MRNRIFVVAAVAAAITAPTIAARAQTVGIVRGGPPVAIEDDGGIAAEQRPAFREYIVRERVPNYTIPGRVVVGTTLPDASVTYYDVPQRFGATPNRYTVVNGETVLVEPRSRRIVQVID
- a CDS encoding DUF3096 domain-containing protein, with translation MVITAAHVPAIVALIAGILILIMPRLLNFIVAIYLIFIGLVGMGLLHWIHL